The Candidatus Polarisedimenticolia bacterium sequence GAAGTTCAACGAGGAGCTGGTGAAGGCGGGAATCATGCAGGCGGGTGACGGCTTGCAGCCAAGCTCGAAAGGGAAGAGGGTGAAGTTCAGCGGCAGCGGGCGCTCTGTGGTCGACGGTCCTTTCTCCGAAACCAAGGAGCTCATCGCGGGCTACTGGCTTTGGAAGGTGAAGTCGATTGACGAGGCCGTCGAGTGGGTCAAGCGCTGCCCGAACCCCATGCCGGGCGATTCGGAGATCGAGATTCGTCCCCTCTACGAGGTTACCGATCTCGACGCATCCCCCGAGCTGGTTGCCAGGGAGAAGGAGCTCACCAGGAAGATCGAAGCCCAGAAGAAGAGCTGAGGGAAGCCGCTCGGGTCTCCGTGGTGGGGAGCCTCTTGACATAGACCAATAAATATGGT is a genomic window containing:
- a CDS encoding YciI family protein; translated protein: MRVMVIVKATKDSEAGVMPSERLLSDMMKFNEELVKAGIMQAGDGLQPSSKGKRVKFSGSGRSVVDGPFSETKELIAGYWLWKVKSIDEAVEWVKRCPNPMPGDSEIEIRPLYEVTDLDASPELVAREKELTRKIEAQKKS